From a region of the Malania oleifera isolate guangnan ecotype guangnan chromosome 12, ASM2987363v1, whole genome shotgun sequence genome:
- the LOC131144012 gene encoding MLP-like protein 423: MASRDRINVDVEVKSNADKMWESLKDSAALFPKALPDLYKSIQVLEGDGKSVGSVHFKDFRGLPLTTVLKEKIDSIDEGNKTLCYSIIEAEESSYYKNFKAQVKVVEKGEGSLVKWECEFEKASEVAADHHPALYYKDFAVKNFKQLDDYLLKA, translated from the exons ATGGCTTCAAGGGATAGAATTAATGTAGATGTGGAGGTGAAGTCCAATGCAGATAAGATGTGGGAAAGCCTCAAGGACTCTGCCGCCCTCTTCCCCAAGGCCTTGCCTGACCTGTACAAGAGCATCCAAGTTCTCGAAGGCGATGGCAAGTCTGTTGGCTCTGTTCATTTCAAAGATTTTCGAG GGCTGCCTTTAACCACAGTGTTAAAGGAGAAGATAGATTCAATAGACGAAGGTAACAAGACACTATGTTATAGCATAATCGAGGCAGAGGAGTCCAGCTACTACAAGAATTTCAAGGCCCAAGTGAAGGTGGTTGAGAAGGGGGAGGGGAGCTTGGTGAAGTGGGAGTGTGAGTTTGAGAAGGCAAGTGAGGTTGCAGCTGATCATCATCCAGCCCTCTATTACAAAGACTTTGCAGTGAAGAACTTCAAACAGTTGGATGACTATTTGCTCAAGGCATAG
- the LOC131144370 gene encoding MLP-like protein 423 isoform X1, with protein MASRDRINVDVEVKSNADKMWESLKDSAVLFPKALPDLYKSIQVLEGDGKSVGSVHFKNFRGLPLTTVLKEKIDSIDEDNKTLCYSIIEVEESSYYKNFKAQVKVVEKGEGSLVKWECEFEKASEVAADHHPALYYKDFAVKNFKQLDDYLLKA; from the exons ATGGCTTCAAGGGATAGAATTAATGTGGATGTGGAGGTGAAGTCCAATGCAGATAAGATGTGGGAAAGCCTCAAGGACTCTGCCGTCCTCTTCCCCAAGGCCTTGCCTGATCTGTACAAGAGCATCCAAGTTCTCGAAGGTGATGGCAAGTCTGTTGGCTCTgttcatttcaaaaattttcgAG GGCTACCTCTAACCACGGTGTTAAAGGAGAAGATAGATTCAATAGACGAAGATAACAAGACACTATGTTATAGCATAATCGAGGTGGAGGAGTCCAGCTACTACAAGAATTTCAAGGCCCAAGTGAAGGTGGTTGAGAAGGGGGAGGGGAGCTTGGTGAAGTGGGAGTGTGAGTTTGAGAAGGCAAGTGAGGTTGCAGCTGATCATCATCCAGCCCTCTATTACAAAGACTTTGCAGTGAAAAACTTCAAACAGTTGGATGACTATTTGCTCAAGGCATAG
- the LOC131144370 gene encoding MLP-like protein 423 isoform X2 yields MASRDRINVDVEVKSNADKMWESLKDSAVLFPKALPDLYKSIQVLEGLPLTTVLKEKIDSIDEDNKTLCYSIIEVEESSYYKNFKAQVKVVEKGEGSLVKWECEFEKASEVAADHHPALYYKDFAVKNFKQLDDYLLKA; encoded by the exons ATGGCTTCAAGGGATAGAATTAATGTGGATGTGGAGGTGAAGTCCAATGCAGATAAGATGTGGGAAAGCCTCAAGGACTCTGCCGTCCTCTTCCCCAAGGCCTTGCCTGATCTGTACAAGAGCATCCAAGTTCTCGAAG GGCTACCTCTAACCACGGTGTTAAAGGAGAAGATAGATTCAATAGACGAAGATAACAAGACACTATGTTATAGCATAATCGAGGTGGAGGAGTCCAGCTACTACAAGAATTTCAAGGCCCAAGTGAAGGTGGTTGAGAAGGGGGAGGGGAGCTTGGTGAAGTGGGAGTGTGAGTTTGAGAAGGCAAGTGAGGTTGCAGCTGATCATCATCCAGCCCTCTATTACAAAGACTTTGCAGTGAAAAACTTCAAACAGTTGGATGACTATTTGCTCAAGGCATAG